A window of Gossypium raimondii isolate GPD5lz chromosome 7, ASM2569854v1, whole genome shotgun sequence genomic DNA:
ATTCAAGACTTTGCCTGCAACTGAGACACTCCCGAGAAATGAGGTGCTTGGAGGGTACATCTTTGTTTGTAACAATGATACGATGCAGGAAGATTTAAAGCGCCAGCTATTTGGTAAGACTTGTATTCTCATTGATGTTATTTTCAGTTCATTAACTTCTATTATCAACATTAGCAGGTAGAATTCTAACTTCTATTATCAACATTAGCAGGTAGAATTCTTACATGctgttatttcatttaatagGTTTACCACCAAGATACAGGGACTCTGTTCGGGCAATTACACCTGGCTTGCCTCTATTTCTCTATAACTACACTACTCATCAATTGCATGGTATTTTTGAGGTTTGTTCCCCACTTCATTCTTTTCTAGCATTCCTTTCATTTACTCTATAATGCTTGGAGCTCTTGGTTGATTAGGCGGCGTTAGTAATTCATTTTACCCATTAGAGTTCTCTCTGAATGTCTGCATTTGCCTTGGTTTTACTAGATTAAAATTCATTGCGTAGCAAGTTATGATTATGTTATGTCTTTCTTGTGATTTAATGTGATGGTAAGATTTAGCAGTGATACTTTTTAATGGTGAGATGAGATTGCTTGAAGTAATAGATGTGATGATCATTTTAAATCTTTTCTTCCCCTCTCGTATGCTGTTTATGGTTTCTTTTATATGCACAGGCGGCAAGTTTTGGGGGTTCTAACATTGATCCGACTGCTTGGGAAGACAAAAAGTGTAAAGGCGAGTCAAGATTTCCTGCTCAGGTAAAGCTTgggtttttatggtttttaggATCTCTATTGTTAATTTTCATGGAAGATTGCACTAACTCtacccttttttttcccttatcCCCTAATAAACAGGTGAGAATCCGTATTAGGAAACTCTGCAAAGCATTGGAAGAGGATGCTTTTCGGCCAGTCTTGCACCACTATGATGGTCCCAAGTTTCGTCTTGAGCTCTCGATTCCTGAGGTATGACAAACAATTACAAGTTTTccgcaacatttgcttccattccCACATATATTTCATGTAAACTTTCCTAATAATCAAATTCTTTTAGTCGAAGCTCATGAGTTTCAAATTGGACTTTTGCAGACTTTGGACCTACTAGACCTCTGTGAACAAGCTGGCTCTCCATAAGCAAAAATGTTAGCTGAGTGCAAATGTAGCAAGGGTTATGCAATTCAGCTGCCTGCTTCTCAAAGATTTTTAATGGAGCACAAGCTATGGCTGTAAGTCCAGTTGGTGAAATCATCTTTGAAAAAAGTAGTAGGAAATGACATTTGCCAGCTGAATAAATGCATTAGTATCTTGTTAGCTTTGTAAAACCTTTTTACATTATTATATCTTATGAGTTAAAACCCTATAAAATTAGACTTGCAAGATGTGAAAGAGAATGATGACTGTAATATTAGAAGTCCTCAAGAAATGAAGGTCATTTGTGCTTTATAACTATCTCCTCTGTTCCTTGTGTTGCTATGTTATCTGAAAATTCACGAAagattttccattttcatattattgATATATCACCCAAAAGCGTGCTAATCAACCTTTGTACTTAAAGAAAGATGAGTTCTAGCTGGGCAAAAATAACCATGATATCAAGAAACCCTCATGTACGTTTCCACTGTAAATGCTCTTGTTAACAACAGATTAGGAGACTCAAACCAAACACCTTAAGAAACAACATATTTTACcaagaattcattgaaacaggGAAGATGAACAAACTTGGCTTCAATCAGAGGACTAAAAGCAGAGTTTTTTTGCTCCAATGCTTCATCTAAACCCAGGAGCTGACAGCAAACAGGGAATAAATACAATAGTAGACAACTGGAAACGTCTATAACTTGCTGATTCCCTCGTAGCAAGATTGGATAAATGAAATTCCATCCAACTTGCTGTGCCTGCAAACACTGATAATTCGTTTGACCTAATGGTATTCTTCTATTTCAAGTAAATAACATCACCTTAAACAAAACAAGGCTTCCATTGAAATCCATTTAGCAAGTATGAACAGCTCTATTGATTTCCCACCACTTTGCTATGACCAAAGTATGCTGATGATCAAAGAGCGGCAGACATGAGAAACGTGCGAATTCTTTGCAATAGCTCAGCCTTTACGGAGTCAGGAACGGAAGCTGCATAAGCTAGGATTTAACCATACCATGCATATACATATCAcgataaaataaaggaaaaaagaaattagattCTTACCTCTGCCTTTTGGGGTGATCAAATGCACGAGGTCATCTACAGTGACATTatttcttcctttcttcttaACATGTGCCCTGCCGTTCATCAACGTGAAATAGGTTTCATGAAGAATAATCAAGATTGTACACAAAGACTGAGGTACACAAGAAATTAAATACATCAGAATCAACTTAAATACGTAAAGGAACAAATAGTTCGTTGGATAAATAACTCATCTTTTAGGGGAAAAAGCCTCTAGTGGTACAATTATCTATTTTGTGAAATAGCACTTCATTTCTCTTTTTGTCTATCgttgagaagaaaaaataataatagatgtTGAAGAAGTAAATGTTGACAAAAGAGTTACAAAGCTTCTCATAACTATCAAGAATAGTTCAATACAAAGATGCTTTGTCAATCTCCAAAAGCACCACACCATACCATATAGCTAGAGCTAGATACAATCCCATGCATCATTTATATGCCTTAAGCACCTTTCATTCATTATCGTAATAGAAAGGCTTCATTAACAATTTGGCCCTTAAATCATACCCCAAATCTCAGATTGGTACTCcaagtttttgttgttttttttttcttttgacataCACTATCAATGTTGtctagtttaccctaaaaaacAATACCAGCCAATAAGAACGTGACATATAGATGTTCTTATTGGTCGCTGTACACTTTTTAAGGTAAAATGAGAAGAAATGATAATTTTGCTACCGCTTTTGACAAAAAAGAACTTATAAATTCCAATTTGGGAATTGAGGTATAGTTTACGGACCAATTTACTAATAAAGGTCAATAGAAAACACTATTATCTTTCATTCAGTCAATATCCAGAAATGCAGCATATCTCTCACATTTTGGACATGGTCCTGCAAATTGTGTCTATACAGAGTAGGAATCAACAGAAAAAGAACCTTAGAACCCACAACAAAGTTATTCTCATGGATTAATATCTGTTACTCAGACTTGGTTCCTTGTAGGTCCCCATATCCGTGTGTCAAGCATAAGTGTCTGATACggatacttcaagaaaaatgaagaatccAGTAACATAGATTAATAACTTGCTCAGAACCGATGGTTGGCAAAAGAGGGAAGTGTTTGTTAAGTAATGTTACATGAGATGAACTAATTAGTTCAAAGTACTCTATTTGACTTAACTACCAATGCTCAACATTAAACTACTTAATTTTAAGTATTCAAAGCAATCAAATTGCCTTAATACTACCAATGCTTAACATTAAACTACTGAATTCTAAGTACTCTAATTCTAATCCTGATTCCCTCATCTATGAGTAATCTTCAACATTGTCTCCACTTTCAGATACTAACAATGCAAAGTTGCTAACCCTTTCAAACACTTCAAACAATAACTTGAAACAAAAGGAACAGTAAAAAGTAGAAAACCTGCAAAGAGCTTTCATCTCATCCTTCCAACCACAGTCTATAAGCCTTTCTCTTAACAACTCCATTAATCTCTCTTTTTCCCCACTCTCAATCAACTgcaaaattcaatcaaatcacagtaaataaactaaaaaagaatacccaaattttttcaataattaaaaagaagaagaaaaaaaacacctTGATGTTAATAATTTCTTGAAGGGTGGGTTCTTTCCCTTGATCTTCTGCAGCATCTGGGGTTGGTGGTCGATTTACTGAATGTTTCCtgttatgaaaaaaaaaatttaaagatccaattttgattatatagtttttacttagatttaaataaaattaagagttCTACATGATTTTGACGAcaaatgaaattgaagaaaaaaagttaatcTTGGAAACAGCTCAAGAACGAGAATATGAGGGGAAAAAGAcgggatttttattttctcccctTGGTGGACCGCCATGTGAAACGACAACGTTTTGGAGGACAGAGATGATGGAAGTGTTTTACCATATGTGTCCCTGGGGTTAGTTCGAAACTACGAAAAAACCTAATACGCCAACGGGCGGAAGACAAAGAAGTGGCGCCAAGCGGTTACCataaaactacaaaaaatatctttgaaaattcattaataaaacGAAAAATATCCGAAGAATTTTAATCTCTTCCGTAAACACTAAACACTTGGTGTTGGCGTGTTTTCCGTCTAATCAATGGCTTCTTTGGTTCTCTCTTCTCTCTGTTTCACTTCTCAAAAGCCTTGTTCTTTTACGTCTTCGCTCCGTTTCAGCTTGGGAGCTCTGACGGGATCCAGATCCGCCGCTCCGTTAACTGTCGGATTCCGACCGGTGAAGAGGAGAAATGGAAGAATTAGGGTTTCGGTTTACTCCAGAGCTTCTCCTCTTGTGTTTCGGGACCTCGACGCTGATGATTTCCGGCATCCGCTCGATAAACAGGTGGGGAtttatgttgcaaatttaatttgagaatttattttaatcaattatttatttatttacttttggtTGCAGAATACGCTGATCCTGAAAGCGATTCCAGGGCTTAA
This region includes:
- the LOC105769650 gene encoding transcription and mRNA export factor ENY2, coding for MKHSVNRPPTPDAAEDQGKEPTLQEIINIKLIESGEKERLMELLRERLIDCGWKDEMKALCRAHVKKKGRNNVTVDDLVHLITPKGRASVPDSVKAELLQRIRTFLMSAAL